In Actinomycetota bacterium, the genomic window CGCCAGCTTCCCGACTACCCTCCTCACCCACTGGGCACGCGATCGCGACGACGGCCTGCCCGTCGAGTGGGTCGTGCGCCGACAGTGCCGCGACACCGCGCTCGCCGTCGGGTTGCACGATCGGGGCGTGCTCGCTCGCGGGTACAAGGCCGACGTGGTCGTCGTCGACTTCGACCATCTCCGCTTGCGACCGCCCGTGATGGCATTCGACCTCCCCGCGGGCGGGAAGCGCCTGCTGCAGCAGGCCGAGGGCTACCTGCACACCTTCGTGAGCGGTGTCGAGACCTACACGGACGGCGAGGCGACGGGCGCCCGTCCCGGGCGTCTGGTGCGAGGTCCGCAGCCACAGGGGTAGCGCGGCGCGGTGAAGCGCGACGAGGATGAGGTCGACGCCCAACCCCCGAGGAGGGCTCTCATGCGCTCGGTCGTCTCACGCAATCACCTCGTTGCCTCACGTCTCGCCGCTCTGGCGGCCCTCGTCACCCTGGCCGTCTTCGCTACGCCCGACCCCGCGTTCGCACGGAGCACCCAGGACGGCCGCAAGAACCGGGTCGTGGTCACCGGCGGCGTCGACGTGCGCCTCGGCGAACGCACCGGCAGCGTTGTCGTCTTCGACGGCCCCGTGGTGATCGGCGGCGACGTGAAGGGCTCGGTGGTCGCCTTCAACGGCAGCATTCGTGTGACGGGCAGAGTCACCGACAACGTCGTGGCCGTGAAGGGCCGAGCCGTCATCGCAGAGGGCGCCGATGTCGGTGGCGACGTGATGTCGTCCCGTCGGCCGGTCGTCGCGCCGGGCGCCACCGTGAAGGGCGCCGTCCGCAGGGAGAACTTCGCCAACTACTTCCGCGCCCTGGGCTGGTTCCTGTGGTTCGCGTGGTGGCTGGCCGTGAGCGTCTCGGTCTTCGCGCTCGGCCTGCTGCTCTTCGCGCTGGCGCCGCAGGTGGCCCCCGCCGCTGTCGACGTCGCCCGCAGTCGTGCGGGGACGGCCGTCGCTTGGGGGCTCGCGATGGCCGTCGGCCTCCCGATCGTGTCGGTCCTGCTGCTGCTCACGCTCGTCGGCATCCCGCTCGGCCTCATCGGTCTGCTCTCGCTCGCCATTCTCTACGGCCTGGGCTACGCCCTGGCCGCCCTCGTCCTCGGACGCGCGTTGATCAAGGAGCCGCGCCGCGCCGTGCTCGCGTTCTGCGCGGGACTGCTCATCCTGCGCGTGATCGACCTCGTCCCGGTGATCGGCAACCTCGTCACCTTCGCCGCCACGGTGTTCGGCCTGGGCGCCCTGACCGTCGCGGGGTGGCGGGCGGCGCGTGGCTCACCTGCGACGGCACCCGAGCACCTCAGCGCAGGCGGAACCGCGCCTCAGGTCGCCCCCTGACGCCGAGTTCGTCGAATGCGAGCAGCCAGCCGGCTTCGGGCGCCGGCGCGATCCCTTCACCGAGGTCGAGAGCGATCGACGTCATGAACAGCCGGTCGAGGTCGGGCCCTCCGAATACGACGTCGCTGGGGTTGGCCATCGGCAGGGCCAGCACCCGGTCGAGACCGGCGTCGGTGTAACGCGCGAGCTTCCCGCTGCGGAGCACACAGCTCCACACCCCGTTGTCGGTGTCCGCCGTCGCGCCATCCGGCGCGCCGTCGAGGACCGCGTGGTCACCGAACACCCGGCGCTCGCCCACGGTCCCTGTCGCACCGTCGTACGGATAGGCGTAGACCGCGCGGGCCTGCGTGTCCGCGAACACGAGCGTCGACTCCCCACCGACGTCGATCACGACCGGACCGTTGGCGTTGCCGAAGTCGTCGTCTATCAGTCGCCATCCGTCGAGCGCGGAGAACCACCACACCGCCCCCGGGCCGGGCGCGATGTTGAGTGTGCCGGTGACGAGATTGCCGGAACCGTCGGCGCCCGCGTCGTTGGCGCGGCCGTGCATTCCCTCGGGGTAGCGCGCGAGCAGCACCGAGGTTCCGGCGTCGGGGTCGACCACGTGCAAGCCGTCGTCGAGGCACGCCACCAGCTCGTGTCCCTCGGTCAGTACCAGACCGGCAGGCATGGTGGGCAGCTTCAGCGTCTGCAGCGGCGGCTCGCCGTGGTCGAGCCAGTGGAGCGTCTGGGCCGCGCAGTCGACGCAGTAGAGCCGCCCGCGGCGGTCGTCCCATCGCAGGCTCTCGCCCCAGGTGAGCGTGAAGTCGCCGATTCGCCGCAACGATCGTCTCCCTTGGCCTCCCGCGGCCAGTGGCATGGTAGGGCTGCACGCTCGCCGGTGCTCCCGGGGGCCCGGGTCGTCGTTGACATCGCCGCCCTGGCTCGACTCGAAGGCCAGGTCGCGATCGACACGCTCGTCCGGCGCTTCCCACGGGTCGCGCTCGCCGGCGACCCCGTGATGAATGGTCGCATCAACCTGCGCGGCGTCGAGCGGGTGCCGCTCGAGCTCTCGTCGTAGCCGTCTCGACCCGATCGGGCGTCAGGAGAGCGCGAGCTGGTGGAGGATCGCGCGCTCGACCTCACGTAGATGGTGGTTGTCGATCACCTTGCCCCCGCCCGAATCGCACACGTAGAACGTGTCGATCACCTCGTCG contains:
- a CDS encoding polymer-forming cytoskeletal protein, translated to MRSVVSRNHLVASRLAALAALVTLAVFATPDPAFARSTQDGRKNRVVVTGGVDVRLGERTGSVVVFDGPVVIGGDVKGSVVAFNGSIRVTGRVTDNVVAVKGRAVIAEGADVGGDVMSSRRPVVAPGATVKGAVRRENFANYFRALGWFLWFAWWLAVSVSVFALGLLLFALAPQVAPAAVDVARSRAGTAVAWGLAMAVGLPIVSVLLLLTLVGIPLGLIGLLSLAILYGLGYALAALVLGRALIKEPRRAVLAFCAGLLILRVIDLVPVIGNLVTFAATVFGLGALTVAGWRAARGSPATAPEHLSAGGTAPQVAP
- a CDS encoding SMP-30/gluconolactonase/LRE family protein produces the protein MPLAAGGQGRRSLRRIGDFTLTWGESLRWDDRRGRLYCVDCAAQTLHWLDHGEPPLQTLKLPTMPAGLVLTEGHELVACLDDGLHVVDPDAGTSVLLARYPEGMHGRANDAGADGSGNLVTGTLNIAPGPGAVWWFSALDGWRLIDDDFGNANGPVVIDVGGESTLVFADTQARAVYAYPYDGATGTVGERRVFGDHAVLDGAPDGATADTDNGVWSCVLRSGKLARYTDAGLDRVLALPMANPSDVVFGGPDLDRLFMTSIALDLGEGIAPAPEAGWLLAFDELGVRGRPEARFRLR